A window of Tautonia plasticadhaerens contains these coding sequences:
- the rimI gene encoding ribosomal protein S18-alanine N-acetyltransferase encodes MSTVPTATAKAQVRVHIRWMIRRDMPEVLAIEHASYDFPWCEEEFLRVLRQRNCIGMVAECGERVVGFMIYELHKTRLQVLNLAVAPEARRTGVGRQMVGKLVGKLSSHRRTRIALQVRESNLQAQLYFRALDFRAVEVLREHYEDTGEDAYSLQYILPDLMPTEFVDGSPVNRIARQFEG; translated from the coding sequence ATGAGCACGGTCCCCACCGCCACTGCCAAGGCCCAGGTCCGCGTGCACATCCGATGGATGATCCGCCGCGACATGCCCGAGGTCCTGGCCATCGAGCACGCCAGCTATGATTTCCCCTGGTGCGAGGAGGAGTTCCTCCGCGTGCTCCGCCAGCGCAACTGCATCGGCATGGTCGCCGAGTGCGGAGAGCGGGTCGTCGGGTTCATGATCTACGAACTCCACAAAACGAGGCTCCAGGTGCTGAACCTGGCCGTCGCTCCCGAGGCCCGACGCACCGGGGTCGGCCGCCAGATGGTCGGAAAGCTCGTCGGCAAACTGTCGAGCCACCGTCGGACCCGGATCGCCTTGCAGGTCCGGGAGTCGAACCTCCAGGCCCAACTCTACTTCCGGGCCCTCGACTTCCGCGCCGTCGAGGTCCTCCGCGAGCACTACGAGGACACGGGCGAGGACGCATACTCGCTCCAATATATCCTCCCTGATCTCATGCCGACCGAGTTCGTGGACGGCTCCCCAGTGAATCGGATCGCTCGCCAGTTCGAGGGCTGA
- a CDS encoding glycoside hydrolase family 15 protein, whose amino-acid sequence MWGNVVLGSHPADHEETQCWLELVVDDEPFGLLPAYWLEDRGVNSLWHAPVPPQRIGARLRYRPMARRSGSDPAAGPWREILVRPNLPDLTETSEPATIGLVGNRYMTARVDDRGATFDLFFPTVGLHSDVRPAEGDLPNSRSHFRTIVGGLAIGSRLDWFAERMGWDASQHYRPETNLLVTELRWRRGPIRLQAVDFAAVGPNLPRTGGGVESHGQYLKRFRIFNEGSEPFRAVFGLYVHAEVNGGIGEPSLSWQDTGHCLLAANRGHGHANRKLARDATVEFAIALDDRGPVDCEPTGPSEAIILRPLDLPAGGEARVDVLVSGAFTGWRGDQGTFEHWLRPALDWFRSVDLESVEESSVSRWVGFVRALPSVESPRPGHAEVLRRSALAAVLHCDQEHGAIAAGFDRGLNAYCWPRDAIWAGAAMDRLGHPEIGGAIFDWLSRVRGRTRTNRAWFMKYTIDGVPEWETPAIDQTALVPLALERHVRRTGDLDFARDRWSLVERVAEVCLDCDGHPGLRWSEDLALISSAGLWETRFGAFLSSNACVVAGLRAAGRLARLIDPPGADAKVQTWEERADRIWEVGILGEGVDRGEPGLVDPRSGRFLEGRRLSPRIGLWADQPPNLVDRSAALDVGALGLVVPLGLLPASDPRLRRSAGAMLVHNVNRADPGGLTRWAPDPSRVEDATLAPSESHRDAPSSLATLWMARYLIRLGRETGEARHWAQAVEFLDRMIARLGPLGLNLRSGPRSVAAQSSFTRCFQGVWGLHTMLIDTILDLAELEYDALDRRVSLRPVLPPSWPRIGLSRDFPCGRLGFRFERPVGSRAHRLTLSGHLEQAVRLDVEVTCPGLGNLGPWSSRPSIPPPQPELPTGRVRWSLDLPPGSLDAEWTWGEDSGEWISAV is encoded by the coding sequence ATGTGGGGCAACGTCGTACTCGGGTCTCATCCGGCTGACCATGAAGAGACCCAGTGTTGGCTGGAGCTCGTCGTCGACGACGAGCCATTCGGCCTGCTCCCGGCCTACTGGCTGGAAGACAGGGGGGTGAACAGCCTCTGGCACGCCCCGGTTCCCCCGCAACGGATCGGTGCCCGGCTGCGTTATCGGCCCATGGCCCGACGGTCCGGATCCGATCCGGCCGCGGGTCCCTGGCGAGAGATCCTCGTCCGCCCCAATTTGCCCGACCTCACCGAGACGTCCGAGCCGGCCACGATCGGGCTGGTCGGCAACCGGTACATGACCGCCCGGGTCGACGATCGCGGAGCGACCTTCGATCTGTTCTTCCCGACCGTCGGCCTGCACTCCGACGTCCGACCCGCAGAGGGGGATCTGCCCAATAGCCGATCCCATTTCCGGACTATTGTCGGAGGTCTGGCTATCGGCTCACGGCTCGACTGGTTCGCAGAACGGATGGGCTGGGACGCCTCACAGCACTACCGTCCCGAGACGAACCTGCTGGTGACCGAGCTTCGATGGAGACGAGGCCCGATACGGCTCCAGGCGGTCGACTTCGCCGCCGTCGGCCCGAACCTTCCTCGGACGGGCGGAGGGGTCGAGTCCCATGGCCAGTATCTCAAGCGGTTCCGCATCTTCAACGAGGGTTCTGAGCCCTTCCGTGCGGTGTTCGGCCTCTATGTTCATGCCGAGGTAAACGGCGGTATCGGAGAGCCCAGCTTGAGCTGGCAAGACACAGGTCATTGCCTGCTGGCGGCCAATCGCGGTCACGGCCACGCGAATCGCAAGCTCGCTCGGGACGCCACCGTCGAGTTCGCCATCGCCCTGGATGACCGGGGGCCCGTCGATTGCGAGCCGACCGGGCCGAGTGAGGCGATCATCCTCCGGCCGCTGGACCTCCCCGCCGGTGGGGAGGCCCGCGTCGATGTCCTGGTCAGCGGGGCCTTCACGGGGTGGCGAGGCGACCAGGGGACCTTCGAGCACTGGCTTCGCCCTGCGCTCGACTGGTTCCGTTCGGTCGACCTGGAGAGCGTCGAGGAGTCCTCGGTGAGCCGGTGGGTGGGATTCGTCCGGGCGCTGCCGAGCGTCGAGTCTCCCCGTCCGGGACACGCCGAGGTGCTCCGACGTTCGGCCCTGGCCGCTGTCCTTCATTGCGATCAGGAGCACGGGGCGATCGCAGCGGGCTTCGACCGCGGGCTGAATGCCTACTGCTGGCCGCGGGACGCGATCTGGGCCGGAGCGGCGATGGATCGGCTCGGGCACCCCGAGATCGGAGGTGCAATCTTCGACTGGCTATCACGGGTCCGGGGCCGGACCCGGACAAACCGCGCCTGGTTCATGAAATATACGATCGACGGCGTCCCCGAGTGGGAGACGCCGGCGATCGACCAGACGGCCCTCGTCCCCCTGGCCCTTGAACGTCATGTCCGACGCACCGGGGACCTGGACTTCGCCCGGGACCGCTGGTCGCTGGTGGAGCGGGTGGCCGAGGTCTGCCTCGATTGCGATGGGCATCCCGGCCTGAGATGGTCGGAGGACCTCGCGCTGATCAGCTCCGCCGGCCTCTGGGAGACCCGCTTCGGCGCCTTCCTTTCGAGCAACGCTTGCGTGGTCGCCGGCCTCCGGGCGGCGGGCCGCCTGGCCCGATTGATCGATCCGCCCGGGGCTGACGCCAAGGTGCAGACCTGGGAGGAGCGGGCCGATCGAATCTGGGAAGTCGGCATCCTCGGCGAGGGGGTGGATCGTGGCGAACCCGGCCTGGTTGACCCTCGAAGCGGCCGATTCCTTGAAGGGAGACGGCTCTCGCCTCGGATCGGCCTCTGGGCCGATCAGCCGCCGAATCTCGTCGACCGCTCGGCGGCGCTCGATGTGGGGGCGCTGGGACTGGTCGTCCCCCTGGGCCTTCTCCCCGCCTCCGACCCGAGACTGCGACGGTCCGCCGGGGCTATGCTCGTGCACAACGTGAACCGGGCCGATCCCGGGGGACTGACGCGATGGGCGCCCGACCCATCACGGGTCGAGGATGCGACGCTCGCCCCGAGCGAGTCCCACCGAGACGCGCCGTCGAGCCTGGCCACCCTCTGGATGGCCCGATACCTGATCCGGCTCGGCCGGGAGACGGGAGAGGCCAGGCACTGGGCCCAGGCGGTCGAATTCCTGGACCGCATGATCGCCCGGCTCGGCCCGCTGGGGTTGAACCTGCGATCCGGCCCGCGGTCGGTCGCCGCGCAGAGCAGCTTCACCCGATGCTTCCAGGGGGTCTGGGGGCTGCACACGATGCTGATCGACACGATCCTCGACTTGGCGGAACTCGAGTACGACGCCCTCGACCGACGAGTTTCGCTCCGACCGGTCTTGCCTCCGAGCTGGCCCCGGATCGGACTTTCCCGAGACTTTCCCTGCGGACGACTCGGTTTCCGCTTCGAGCGTCCCGTCGGGAGTCGAGCCCATCGACTGACCCTCTCGGGACACCTGGAGCAGGCCGTCCGGCTCGACGTCGAGGTGACCTGCCCTGGGCTCGGCAATCTCGGCCCCTGGTCGTCCCGCCCCTCGATCCCTCCCCCGCAGCCGGAACTGCCGACCGGTCGGGTCCGCTGGTCGCTCGATCTTCCCCCCGGTTCCCTCGACGCCGAGTGGACATGGGGGGAGGACAGTGGCGAGTGGATCTCCGCCGTCTGA
- a CDS encoding GlcG/HbpS family heme-binding protein, whose amino-acid sequence MPTSLLAPWLTLLAVASPGMGQDLQPIESPAPSSEDSPLVERGRIRLTLGGAQAILDGAHAQAKEMGLKVNITVVDEGGHPIAFARMDGARSASSYTSMTKAVAAATLRQPTGPVPPGTDQPDILLNLSLQLTASASGGTVTTLYGGVPVIVEGQIIGGVGVGGATGEQDAEIARAGIARLIESIGSPEAPADGR is encoded by the coding sequence ATGCCGACAAGCCTCCTCGCACCTTGGTTGACGCTGCTGGCGGTCGCCTCGCCCGGGATGGGCCAGGATTTGCAACCGATCGAATCCCCCGCGCCCTCTTCCGAAGATTCCCCGCTCGTCGAGCGTGGCCGGATCAGGCTGACCCTCGGCGGCGCCCAGGCGATTCTCGACGGGGCCCACGCACAGGCGAAGGAGATGGGCCTGAAGGTGAACATCACGGTCGTGGACGAGGGAGGCCACCCGATCGCCTTCGCCCGGATGGACGGGGCCCGATCGGCAAGTTCTTACACGTCGATGACCAAGGCCGTCGCCGCCGCCACCCTCCGGCAGCCGACCGGCCCTGTCCCGCCCGGGACCGATCAGCCCGACATCCTGCTGAACCTCAGCCTCCAGTTGACCGCGTCCGCCTCCGGGGGCACGGTGACGACGCTCTACGGCGGCGTTCCCGTGATCGTAGAGGGCCAGATCATCGGCGGAGTCGGGGTCGGAGGGGCGACAGGCGAACAGGACGCCGAGATCGCCCGCGCCGGGATCGCCCGGTTGATCGAATCGATCGGCTCGCCCGAAGCCCCCGCCGATGGACGATAA
- the topA gene encoding type I DNA topoisomerase, whose amino-acid sequence MNVVIVESPAKCRTINKYLGNEYQVLASFGHIRDLPPKDGSVRPDEDFSMDYEIQPGSTKAVKAIVDAVKEADELILATDPDREGEAISWHVLEALRQKRALRKDLPVRRVVFNSITKDAILEAMAHPRDIDMALVNAQQARRALDYLVGFSLSPVLWRKLPGSKSAGRVQSVALRLICDREDDIERFVSQEYWDVRGAFLKQNEAKSRFLARLTHFEGKKLDKFDIPKQAEADRVVAGLKDKPYRVRSVERKQVRRNPNPPFTTSTVQQEASRKLGFGAKRTMQVAQRLYESGRITYMRTDGVDIAPEALRAIREQIDGQFGKEYLPDSPRVYKSKAANAQEAHEAIRPTDLTRLPQAVAKEVDADESRLYDLIWKRTMASQMATAVFDQVVAEIDAEDRSATLRAVGTTMKFDGFLKLYIEGKDDSSDEDDESGALPPLGDGEAVDLADLIPAQHFTEPPPRYTEASLVKRMEELGIGRPSTYASIISILQDRDYVKLDSKRFIPEPRGRVVTAFLTHFFRRYVEYDFTANLENELDLVSDGQVDWKQVLRSFWENFAVNVEKAKGLEITNVISELNEALASLLFPGEGSLEERRKCPSCGAGQLSLKIGKYGAFVGCSNYPECRFTRELTKDKDKGDGTGDGDGSNAPVEPKVLGEDAEGQAISVRKGPYGFYVQLGEGKKPKRVSIPKGTDPESVDLERGRGLLALPRTLGKHPETNKVVKAGSGLYGPYVLHSGKYTTLKPEDDVLAIDLDRAVKLIAEAPKKRGAEPIKELGNHPEDDQPVSVFEGRYGPYVKHGKVNATIPKDRTPDQITLDEAIPLLKEAADRKGTGGGRRKAAGKGKSKS is encoded by the coding sequence ATGAATGTCGTCATCGTCGAATCGCCGGCCAAGTGCCGTACGATCAATAAGTACCTCGGCAACGAGTACCAGGTCCTCGCCTCGTTCGGCCACATCCGAGACCTTCCTCCCAAGGACGGATCGGTCCGGCCCGACGAGGATTTCTCGATGGACTACGAGATCCAGCCCGGGTCGACGAAAGCCGTCAAGGCGATCGTCGACGCGGTCAAGGAGGCCGACGAGCTGATCCTCGCCACCGACCCCGACAGGGAGGGGGAGGCCATCTCCTGGCACGTCCTGGAGGCCCTCCGCCAAAAGCGGGCGCTGCGCAAGGATCTTCCCGTCCGTCGCGTGGTGTTCAATTCGATCACCAAGGACGCCATCCTCGAAGCGATGGCGCATCCACGCGACATCGATATGGCCCTGGTCAACGCCCAGCAGGCCCGCCGGGCCCTCGACTACCTCGTCGGCTTCTCCCTCTCCCCGGTCCTCTGGCGTAAGCTCCCCGGCAGCAAGTCGGCCGGCCGGGTGCAGTCGGTCGCCCTTCGGCTGATCTGCGACCGGGAAGACGACATCGAGCGGTTCGTTAGCCAGGAATACTGGGACGTCCGAGGCGCATTCCTCAAGCAGAACGAAGCGAAATCCCGCTTCCTCGCCCGGCTTACGCACTTCGAGGGGAAGAAGCTCGACAAGTTCGACATCCCCAAGCAGGCCGAGGCCGATCGGGTCGTCGCCGGGCTGAAGGACAAGCCCTACCGGGTCCGGTCGGTCGAGCGTAAGCAGGTCCGCCGCAACCCGAACCCGCCGTTCACCACCTCCACGGTCCAGCAGGAAGCGTCCCGCAAGCTTGGCTTCGGCGCCAAGCGCACGATGCAGGTCGCCCAGCGGCTCTACGAGTCGGGCCGCATCACTTACATGCGAACCGACGGCGTCGACATCGCTCCCGAGGCCCTCCGGGCGATCCGGGAGCAGATCGACGGCCAATTCGGCAAGGAGTACCTGCCCGACTCCCCTCGGGTCTACAAGAGCAAGGCGGCCAACGCCCAGGAGGCCCACGAGGCCATCCGCCCCACCGACCTCACCCGGCTCCCACAGGCCGTGGCCAAGGAGGTGGACGCCGACGAGTCCCGGCTCTACGACCTGATCTGGAAGCGAACGATGGCCAGCCAGATGGCCACCGCCGTCTTCGACCAGGTCGTCGCAGAGATCGACGCCGAGGACCGCTCTGCCACACTCCGGGCCGTCGGCACCACGATGAAGTTCGACGGCTTCCTGAAGCTCTATATCGAGGGCAAGGATGACTCCTCCGACGAAGACGACGAGTCCGGGGCCCTCCCGCCACTCGGTGACGGCGAGGCGGTCGACCTCGCCGATCTGATCCCGGCCCAGCACTTCACCGAGCCCCCCCCCCGCTACACCGAGGCCAGCCTCGTCAAGCGGATGGAGGAACTCGGCATCGGCCGACCCTCGACGTACGCCAGCATCATCTCGATCTTGCAGGACAGGGACTACGTCAAGCTCGACAGCAAGCGGTTCATCCCCGAACCCCGGGGGAGGGTCGTCACGGCGTTCCTCACCCATTTCTTCCGGCGCTACGTCGAGTACGACTTCACGGCGAACCTCGAGAACGAGCTCGACCTCGTCTCCGACGGCCAGGTCGATTGGAAGCAGGTGCTCCGCTCCTTTTGGGAGAATTTCGCCGTCAACGTGGAAAAGGCCAAGGGCCTGGAGATCACCAACGTCATCTCCGAGCTGAACGAGGCCCTTGCGTCCCTGCTGTTCCCCGGCGAAGGCAGCCTGGAGGAGCGTCGCAAGTGCCCCTCCTGCGGCGCCGGTCAACTCTCGCTGAAGATCGGGAAGTACGGGGCGTTCGTCGGCTGCTCGAATTACCCCGAGTGCCGCTTCACCCGGGAGCTGACGAAGGACAAGGATAAGGGAGACGGTACCGGAGACGGCGACGGATCGAACGCGCCCGTCGAGCCCAAGGTGCTCGGCGAGGACGCCGAGGGTCAGGCGATTTCGGTCCGCAAAGGCCCCTACGGATTCTATGTCCAACTCGGTGAGGGTAAGAAGCCCAAGCGCGTCTCCATCCCCAAGGGGACTGATCCCGAATCGGTCGACCTCGAACGGGGCCGGGGGCTGCTCGCCTTGCCCCGGACCTTGGGCAAGCACCCCGAGACGAACAAGGTGGTCAAGGCCGGCAGCGGCCTCTACGGCCCGTATGTGCTGCACTCGGGCAAATACACGACGCTCAAGCCCGAGGACGACGTGCTCGCGATCGACCTCGATCGCGCCGTGAAGCTCATCGCCGAGGCCCCCAAGAAGCGAGGGGCCGAGCCGATCAAGGAGCTGGGCA
- a CDS encoding DUF1571 domain-containing protein — translation MRLASTDPFDRVPPASEQPPVAGATASPDGAEADPISTAKARLAACRSRFQSVRDYTCTFIKRERIDGRLSSYEVMTMKARTGPQSVYFKFRRPNAGREAIYVHGRNGGKAIVHDVGIGRLVAGSLHLDPDSRRAMDGNRHPITEAGIGFMIDTLLEGWHREMNPLDTVVTIREGVLVNKRPSTMIICNHPQRSPHFVFHEVRLYIDSELGLPTRFEAYDWPRGSGEAPPLVEEYTYTDLRLNVGLTDHDFSPSNKAYSFGRF, via the coding sequence ATGCGGCTGGCCTCGACCGACCCGTTCGACCGGGTCCCCCCCGCGAGCGAACAACCGCCGGTCGCCGGGGCAACGGCATCGCCGGACGGGGCCGAGGCGGACCCGATCTCGACCGCCAAGGCCCGACTCGCCGCGTGCAGGTCGCGATTCCAGTCGGTTCGCGACTACACCTGCACGTTCATCAAGCGGGAGCGGATCGACGGCCGCCTGTCGAGCTACGAGGTCATGACGATGAAGGCTCGGACCGGGCCCCAGAGCGTCTACTTCAAATTTCGGCGGCCGAACGCCGGCCGCGAGGCGATCTACGTCCACGGGCGGAACGGCGGCAAGGCGATCGTCCATGACGTCGGCATCGGCCGCCTCGTCGCGGGGTCCCTCCACCTTGACCCCGACAGTCGTCGGGCGATGGACGGAAACCGGCACCCGATCACGGAGGCGGGGATTGGCTTCATGATCGACACGCTGCTGGAAGGCTGGCACCGCGAGATGAACCCGCTGGACACCGTGGTGACGATCCGAGAAGGGGTTCTCGTCAACAAACGGCCCAGCACCATGATTATCTGCAACCACCCCCAACGCTCACCTCACTTCGTCTTCCACGAGGTCAGGCTCTATATCGACTCGGAACTCGGACTGCCGACCCGCTTCGAGGCGTATGACTGGCCACGAGGGTCTGGAGAGGCCCCCCCTCTGGTCGAGGAATACACTTACACCGATCTCCGACTGAATGTCGGGTTGACCGACCACGACTTCAGCCCGTCTAACAAAGCCTATTCGTTCGGCCGATTCTAG
- the csrA gene encoding carbon storage regulator CsrA yields MLVLSRKLGEKIVIGENIVVTVVKIDRNQIRLGIEAPHDVPVYREEIAPTQPTTRVRETVLR; encoded by the coding sequence ATGCTCGTGCTCAGCAGGAAGCTCGGGGAGAAGATCGTCATCGGCGAGAACATCGTGGTGACGGTGGTCAAGATCGACCGCAACCAGATTCGCCTCGGCATCGAAGCCCCTCACGACGTGCCGGTTTACCGTGAGGAAATCGCCCCGACCCAACCCACGACTCGGGTTCGCGAGACCGTACTCCGCTGA
- a CDS encoding family 16 glycoside hydrolase — MRRLYGALCTMAFVLAAQTTLPAQSLSVSERQETAGFAAIRQDPSGGFSTEAGESPNLGTTTASIRILRYTGSSVPDVLSCIDFVRSCFDPESGGFSQIPGGEPDVGTTASGLMALGELRISDPGLIDPAIAYVSDHAETFPEVRIAVAGTEAVGRESPKFGAWSAAILENRNESGTWGSGPALTFDTGGTAAALLRMGLDFDRKETVTEAIRAGQRDDGGWSPGEGESDLSATYRVMRAAYMLGFAPDLDALRRFVGRCRREDGGYAPAPGVTEPTIGATYMATILLRWADLLEGLLPLVEDAGFRPLFNGRDLSGWEGDSSLWSVEDGTLVGTSPGLDHNEFLATEERFSDFVLKASFLLFDGQGNSGIQFRSDRLPGTEMIGFQADIGESYWGCLYDESRRNRVLLPATERARNSIRPDGWNQYEIRAMGDEIRLTLNGVPSVDYTEAEANIADAGRIAVQLHSGRPMEIRFRDLLIQPLPRPTTGADPNEPGFHSRTLDGSDPAVRYSVFIPEGYDGQTHFPVVLFLHGSGERGEDGILPSQVGLGPIIAAEPSAHPYIAVFPQARETWAAESDDAHQALAILDEILEDFAVDTSRIVLTGLSMGGMGTWSIGAAHSDRFSAIVPICGPGNAEFAGQFRTIPVWGFVGDQDRGTLLDGMRATVRSLKELGAPVKYTEYRGVGHNSWDRAYSEPGLVEWMLSPHRIAD; from the coding sequence ATGAGGCGACTCTACGGCGCCCTTTGCACGATGGCGTTCGTGCTGGCGGCCCAAACCACGCTCCCGGCTCAATCGCTCAGCGTCTCGGAGCGTCAGGAGACTGCGGGGTTCGCAGCGATCAGGCAGGATCCGAGCGGGGGATTCTCGACCGAGGCGGGAGAGTCTCCGAACCTGGGTACGACTACCGCTTCAATTCGGATCCTCCGATACACGGGCTCCTCGGTCCCCGATGTGCTTTCCTGCATCGACTTCGTCCGATCGTGTTTCGACCCCGAGTCCGGTGGCTTCTCCCAGATTCCCGGAGGGGAGCCCGACGTGGGGACGACGGCATCAGGACTGATGGCGTTGGGGGAGCTTCGGATCTCCGACCCAGGGCTCATCGACCCGGCGATCGCCTACGTGTCCGATCACGCCGAGACCTTCCCCGAAGTGCGGATCGCCGTCGCCGGTACGGAGGCGGTGGGCCGGGAATCCCCGAAGTTCGGAGCCTGGTCGGCCGCGATCCTCGAGAATCGCAACGAGAGTGGCACCTGGGGGTCAGGTCCGGCCCTCACATTCGACACGGGGGGCACGGCCGCCGCCCTCCTCCGCATGGGTCTCGACTTCGACCGCAAGGAGACCGTCACCGAGGCGATCCGGGCCGGGCAGCGTGATGACGGCGGCTGGTCTCCGGGCGAAGGGGAGAGCGACCTCTCGGCCACCTATCGGGTCATGCGGGCGGCCTACATGCTGGGGTTCGCCCCCGATCTGGATGCGCTCCGTCGCTTCGTCGGACGATGCCGTCGCGAGGACGGGGGCTACGCCCCGGCTCCGGGCGTGACCGAGCCCACGATCGGTGCGACGTACATGGCGACCATCCTGCTCCGCTGGGCCGACCTCCTCGAAGGCCTCCTCCCCCTCGTCGAGGACGCCGGATTCCGGCCCTTATTCAACGGGCGCGACCTGAGCGGATGGGAGGGAGACTCTTCGCTCTGGTCGGTCGAGGACGGGACTCTGGTTGGGACGTCCCCGGGGCTCGACCATAACGAGTTCCTCGCCACCGAGGAACGCTTCTCCGATTTTGTCCTCAAGGCCTCATTCCTCCTCTTCGACGGACAAGGAAATAGCGGCATCCAATTCCGGAGCGATCGGCTGCCGGGCACCGAGATGATCGGCTTCCAGGCCGACATCGGCGAGAGTTACTGGGGGTGTCTCTATGACGAGTCCCGTCGCAATCGCGTCCTCTTGCCCGCGACCGAACGGGCCCGGAACTCCATCAGGCCGGATGGCTGGAACCAGTACGAAATCCGGGCGATGGGCGATGAGATCCGCCTGACGCTCAACGGCGTCCCCTCGGTCGACTACACCGAGGCCGAGGCGAACATCGCCGACGCCGGACGGATCGCCGTCCAGCTCCATTCGGGACGGCCGATGGAAATACGATTCCGGGATCTCCTGATCCAGCCACTGCCCCGGCCGACCACTGGAGCCGACCCGAACGAGCCCGGATTTCACTCGCGGACGCTCGATGGGTCCGATCCAGCCGTCCGCTACTCGGTCTTCATACCGGAGGGGTATGACGGCCAGACTCATTTCCCGGTCGTCCTGTTCCTACACGGTTCCGGTGAGCGGGGCGAGGACGGCATCTTGCCGAGTCAGGTTGGACTCGGGCCGATCATCGCCGCCGAGCCCTCTGCCCACCCGTACATTGCCGTCTTCCCACAGGCCCGGGAGACCTGGGCGGCCGAGTCGGACGACGCCCACCAGGCCCTGGCAATTCTCGACGAGATCCTCGAAGACTTCGCGGTCGATACCAGCCGGATCGTCCTCACCGGGCTGTCGATGGGGGGTATGGGGACCTGGTCGATCGGAGCCGCCCATTCCGATCGGTTCTCGGCCATCGTGCCCATCTGCGGGCCGGGCAACGCCGAGTTTGCCGGGCAATTCCGCACGATCCCCGTCTGGGGATTCGTGGGGGACCAGGATCGGGGGACGCTTCTCGATGGGATGAGGGCCACGGTTCGGTCGCTGAAAGAACTCGGCGCCCCGGTGAAGTACACGGAATACCGGGGAGTCGGCCACAATAGTTGGGACCGAGCTTACTCCGAGCCAGGACTCGTCGAGTGGATGCTCTCGCCTCACCGGATCGCCGATTGA
- a CDS encoding MBL fold metallo-hydrolase, with product MGTDTPAVLIEPFLSPPFEQWAYIVRRPGTEEVLVVDPGFLTGPLLEHLRSCGLRPAAILNTHGHSDHIAGNRAIKEAFPESPIVIGRNEASLLVDPEANLSARFGQSITSPPADLLVDHGDRLNLAGISFEVREIPGHSPGSVVFAATAEGLPFVIGGDVLFAGGIGRFDFPGGDGRLLITGVRSKLFDLPDETRVYPGHGPETTIGFERRNNPFVRDGTTPFLLD from the coding sequence ATGGGGACCGACACGCCAGCGGTGTTGATTGAGCCGTTTCTCTCCCCGCCGTTCGAGCAGTGGGCGTATATCGTCCGACGTCCGGGCACCGAAGAAGTGCTCGTCGTAGATCCGGGATTCCTGACCGGTCCCCTGCTGGAACACTTGAGGTCCTGCGGGCTCCGGCCCGCGGCGATCCTGAACACGCACGGCCATAGCGACCACATCGCCGGCAACCGGGCGATCAAGGAGGCGTTCCCGGAATCCCCGATCGTCATCGGCCGCAACGAGGCGTCGTTGCTCGTCGACCCCGAGGCGAATCTCAGCGCACGGTTCGGCCAATCGATCACAAGCCCCCCGGCCGACCTCCTCGTCGATCATGGTGATCGGCTCAACCTCGCCGGTATCTCGTTCGAGGTCAGGGAGATCCCCGGTCATAGCCCTGGGTCGGTCGTCTTCGCGGCAACCGCCGAGGGACTACCATTCGTGATCGGCGGCGACGTGCTCTTCGCCGGAGGTATCGGTCGATTTGATTTTCCCGGTGGTGACGGCCGGCTACTCATCACCGGCGTCCGTTCGAAACTCTTCGATCTCCCGGACGAAACTCGCGTCTATCCCGGTCATGGCCCCGAGACGACGATCGGGTTCGAACGGCGGAATAACCCGTTCGTGAGAGACGGGACCACGCCCTTTCTCCTCGACTGA
- a CDS encoding metallophosphoesterase: MKVWAISDLHLSFARPDRRERHAARWQDHALTMERHWQDAVGRDDLVLIPGDISMARNHRELQPDLDWLGRLPGLKVLSPGNHDSWFGKVDSIRPMLRRSQRAVDGDAIQEYGIVICGARGAPVNVDPDHSEADCQATDRAIASAEAMLEAASRLREPNMPLVVLWHHPPFDQHGRPGPWVDRFEASGVTACVYGHLHAQLQWSLAVQGSIGGIRYHCVAADAIGFRPLRIDGLDTH; this comes from the coding sequence GTGAAAGTCTGGGCGATCAGCGATCTCCACCTCTCGTTCGCACGGCCGGATCGCCGGGAACGCCACGCTGCTCGGTGGCAGGACCATGCCCTGACGATGGAGCGTCACTGGCAAGACGCCGTGGGTCGCGACGATCTTGTCCTCATACCTGGCGACATCTCGATGGCCCGCAACCATCGTGAGTTGCAGCCCGACCTCGACTGGCTTGGCAGGCTGCCGGGTCTAAAGGTGCTCTCCCCGGGGAATCATGACTCCTGGTTCGGCAAGGTCGATTCGATCCGACCGATGCTCCGACGCTCGCAACGGGCCGTCGACGGCGACGCGATTCAGGAATACGGGATCGTGATTTGCGGGGCCCGGGGGGCTCCGGTCAACGTCGACCCCGATCATTCGGAGGCTGACTGTCAGGCTACTGATCGCGCGATTGCCTCGGCCGAGGCGATGCTCGAAGCTGCCTCCAGACTCCGGGAGCCCAATATGCCCCTGGTCGTGCTCTGGCACCATCCCCCCTTCGACCAGCACGGGAGGCCGGGCCCGTGGGTCGACCGTTTCGAGGCGAGCGGCGTGACGGCCTGCGTCTACGGTCACCTCCACGCTCAGCTGCAGTGGTCTCTGGCCGTTCAGGGGAGCATCGGCGGGATCCGCTATCATTGTGTCGCCGCCGACGCCATTGGGTTTCGTCCTCTCCGGATCGACGGTCTCGATACCCATTAA